A window from Planctomycetota bacterium encodes these proteins:
- a CDS encoding alpha/beta hydrolase fold domain-containing protein, whose product MRSTRLFVCALLLLQSSALHAADNFVKEADIAYLGDAADTDYAKTQCKLDVYRPAGATGYATIVWFHGGGLTGGSRESGVTFAKRFTAEGFGVVLVSYRFSPKVKCPTYIEDAAASVAWTIRHIADYGGDPKKVFVSGHSAGGFLTAMVGMDPHYLGKHGLSPNDVAGYMPISGQMITHFTIRAERGIAGTQPIIDAFAPSYWVRKDAPPFLNIAGDHDMAARAEENVYFTAAMHAAGNMQAQCIVVKDRTHGSIVGHFKDADDEVAAAMLKFMHDVMNLRK is encoded by the coding sequence ATGCGATCGACCCGTCTGTTTGTTTGTGCGCTTCTGCTGCTCCAATCGAGCGCCCTTCACGCCGCCGACAACTTCGTCAAGGAAGCGGACATCGCCTACCTCGGCGACGCGGCCGACACGGACTACGCCAAAACCCAGTGCAAACTCGACGTGTACCGCCCCGCCGGCGCGACGGGCTACGCCACGATCGTCTGGTTCCACGGCGGCGGACTGACCGGCGGAAGTCGCGAATCGGGCGTCACCTTCGCGAAGCGATTCACGGCCGAGGGCTTCGGCGTCGTGCTCGTCAGCTATCGCTTCTCGCCGAAGGTCAAATGCCCGACCTACATCGAAGACGCGGCGGCATCGGTGGCGTGGACGATCAGACACATCGCCGACTACGGCGGCGATCCGAAGAAAGTCTTCGTCTCCGGTCACTCGGCGGGCGGGTTTCTGACGGCGATGGTCGGGATGGACCCGCACTATCTGGGCAAACATGGACTGAGCCCCAACGACGTCGCCGGCTACATGCCGATCTCCGGTCAGATGATCACGCACTTCACCATCCGCGCCGAGCGCGGCATCGCCGGCACGCAACCGATCATCGACGCCTTCGCCCCCAGCTATTGGGTCCGCAAGGACGCCCCGCCGTTTTTGAACATCGCCGGCGACCACGACATGGCGGCCCGTGCCGAGGAGAACGTCTACTTCACCGCCGCCATGCATGCCGCCGGCAACATGCAGGCCCAGTGCATTGTCGTCAAGGACCGCACGCACGGCTCGATCGTCGGACACTTCAAGGACGCCGACGACGAAGTCGCCGCGGCCATGCTCAAGTTCATGCACGACGTGATGAACCTCCGGAAGTAA